The following are from one region of the Arachis duranensis cultivar V14167 chromosome 10, aradu.V14167.gnm2.J7QH, whole genome shotgun sequence genome:
- the LOC107469108 gene encoding ATP-dependent Clp protease proteolytic subunit-related protein 2, chloroplastic-like, whose product MAVAPYITAAVPPSCATKLYSGLKLQSPSIPNSLACKPNVSAEFYGKVHKSLHCRYANHKPARAQIQMMPIGTPRVPYRTPGEGTWQWVDLWNALYRERVLFIGQNIDEEFSNQVLATMLYLDSIDNAKRMYMYINGPGGDLTPSLAIYDTMQSLQSPVTTHCVGYAYNLAAFLLAAGEKGNRFAMPLSRVALQSPAGAARGQADDIRNEANELLRIRDYLFNELAKKTGQPVERITQDLGRMKRFNAQEALDYGLIDRIVRPPRIKADAPNKEAGTGLG is encoded by the exons ATGGCGGTTGCACCCTATATCACTGCTGCTGTACCTCCTAG TTGCGCCACAAAACTCTACTCAGGGTTGAAACTTCAATCTCCAAGTATCCCTAATTCCCTTGCGTGTAAACCTAATGTCTCCGCTGAGTTCTACGGAAAAGTTCACAAGAGTCTGCATTGCAG GTATGCTAATCACAAACCAGCAAGGGCACAAATTCAAATGATGCCCATAGGGACCCCTAGAGTCCCCTATAGGACACCTGGTGAAGGAACTTGGCAATGGGTTGATTTGTGGAATGCCCTT TATCGAGAGCGTGTTCTCTTCATTGGACAAAACATAGATGAAGAATTTAGTAACCAAGTATTGGCAACCATGCTGTATCTTGACAGTATAGATAACGCCAAGAGGATGTATATGTACATCAATGGTCCTGGTGGAGAT CTTACACCAAGCTTGGCTATCTATGACACTATGCAGAGCTTGCAAAGTCCTGTAACCACCCATTGTGTTGGCTATGCCTATAATCTTGCAGCATTTCTTCTTGCAGCCGGAGAAAAG GGCAACCGCTTTGCAATGCCTCTTTCCAGAGTTGCTCTGCAATCTCCAGCGGGAGCTGCTCGGGGTCAG GCTGATGACATCCGCAATGAAGCAAATGAGCTTTTAAGAATCAGAGATTACCTCTTTAACGAGTTGGCTAAGAAAACAGGCCAGCCTGTCGAGAGG ATCACCCAAGACCTGGGCAGGATGAAACGCTTCAACGCACAGGAGGCTCTTGATTACGGGCTTATTGATCGAATTGTGAGGCCACCACGCATTAAGGCTGATGCGCCTAACAAGGAGGCAGGAACAGGCCTTGGTTAA